Genomic DNA from Anas platyrhynchos isolate ZD024472 breed Pekin duck chromosome 30, IASCAAS_PekinDuck_T2T, whole genome shotgun sequence:
tggataggctgcaccgatgggctgaggtcaactgcatgaagttcaacaaggccaagtgccgggtcctgcacctggggcgtaataaccccaagcagagctacaggctgggagatgagtggttggagagctgcctggcagagaaggacttgggagtgatggtggacagtcggctgaatatgagccagcagtgtgctcaggtggccaagaaggccaacggcatcctggcttgtatcagaaacactgtgaccagcagggctagggaagtgattgtccccctgtactcggctctggtgaggccacacctcgagtactgtgttcagttttgggcccctcgctacaagaaggacatcgaggcgcttgagcgggtccagagaagggcgacaaagctggtgaggggcctggagaacaagtcctacgaggagcggctgagggagctgggcttgttcagcctggagaagaggaggctcaggggcgaccttatcactctctacagataccttaaaggaggctgtagtgaggtgggggttggcctgttctcccatgtgcctggtgacaggacgagggggaatgggctaaagttgctccaggggagttttaggttagatgttaggaagaatttctttactgaaagggttttaggcactggaacgggctgcccagggaggtggtggagtcaccatccctggaagtcttcaaaagacgtttagatgtagagcttagggatatggtttagtggggactgttagtgttaggtcagaggttggactcgatgatcttgaggtctcatctaacctagaaattctgtgattctgtgattcagtagGGAGATTGGAAGGgtccagcaccagggctgtggCCATCCAGGGATGGCATCTCAGCACCCAGAACACGCTCTGCCAGCCTGGTGGCACAGGAGGGGCTGGTTCCCCTGAAGGAGATCAGTACAAGGGGAAGGCTTGATTTCCAACACAGGCATTTGTGGCACATTCCTGAGAggcctgtggagctgcaggacaCACCAGTCTCTGGGACACTGGATGTCTTTCCTCCCAGAGCCAGACCCCGAAGAGAcaccagctcccagggaaaCCTGGCCCTGGACTGTCCCCATCACAAGGAGGTTGAGCCATGCCCAGAGAAGCCCTGGGGCTAAGGGCACCCCTAGCATCAGGACCCAGAAATCCTGGCTACTGCATACTCCCCTGAGCCCAGAGGGACACTCAGGCAAGGCtcttgcagcagccaccagccattTCCAGCCCCCCGCAAAGCTTTGGACAGCTGACAGCCCCTGTGACACATCTTGGAAAGGGACTCCTGACACTCTTACCTttgggggagagctgcaggagcactgggaactGGGAAGTCATGTCAGAGGTGATGGTCatgctccagcagccctccatctcgcttgctgctggccctcagctcaggacaagggatgcctgccctggctcctcaaccacagctcctctgcaaggttCCCCTGCTCCTCCGCCCGTCAGCGACggtcgcccagtgcaagcttgctgcctgctgaccccactcctggccacagaaggacagcgctggggagcacacaagcagtgcccagcagggaccaggccttgcagggaagtgccGGCACTGCCGCTGCTCCAGTCACGATATCCTGGTGATGCAGTGCACcccctgtgacatcagcatgTGTCATTAGAAGGCCTGTGAGGTCAGCAGCATGGAGACAGCACAGATCGGGAGAGAGACGagagatttcccttcttgtcATGAGGAACAGTCACCTCCCTTCTGCCCAGTTCATTCCTAGCGGTTCCTGACCCATCCACCAGGAACATCTCCAAATGCTGGCAAAGGCCACGGAATAAAGGAAGTGGAGCGCTGGAGAAGTCACTGCTGTGTTCCTGCCCCAACACGCCTGTGCTCTTGGAAGCCCTTCCAGGAAGGTGGGGTTTGAGGcttgtcctggggctgggctttTTTCAAACGATGGGAGTGAAGGCACCTGGgatgcagcagctcctcagtgTGCCTGAACTCCTCTGCACCGCATGTCTCTCACCTGGAGAAGTAGGATGCGTTATGTGGAGGGAATTGCAGCACATTCCCGGGCCTTCCTCCAGGCAGAGGTCCTTTGTGGTGTTGGGGCATCCCTGAGGGCCAGTTTTGGAGCTGGGGCCAATCTCCAGGCAGGAGAAGGGGCTGCTGAAAATGTCCTTGGCTATGGGCATCCTGTGATCaagggacacagaaaaaaatcactgggcTGTGTCTTGACTGAGTAAGGGATGGGGGTTAGAcgcagcagcagtgtttgcaaACCAAAGGACACAAGTGGAAACCTCGGTGTGACGTGCCTCATATCCGTGCACTGCCTGCCACTAACAGATAGAGGTGGGACAGACCTTGGCTCACTGCAGCCCTGGGAAGCGGTCACTTGCTCATAAGCACCAGGTCTACCAGAGATGCCCTCAGGGGTGCCCGTTAAATACCAGCTGTGAATGGCCAGAGCTGCCCTGTGGGTCCTGTGCTGCCCATGTCAGCTCCATGCTccagtggtgctgggcagcgTTGGCATCTCAGGTAGCACTGCAGGCCAGGAATTGGCATTAAATGGAGCAGCTGCCCTGAATTTCATTAGGCAATGTAGGGATGTCCATGAGACAAGTGCCGTTACAGTCCCTGGAGATGGAGGGAAAACTAGATGGAGAGAGAGactcagctctccctgtggCACAGTTCTCCATTGGGTCAGGTGGATGCCTCtacaggctgccctgagcctACTGAGGAGGGACAGGTTTAGTTGTCTTAAATGGGTgcatttgctgtcatttcagctgGCCAAAGGCATTCCTCACCAGCCTCCAATGGGATGcccccaggtgctgccctgTCCCTCAGGGTACCTCCATGAGAGCTCGCAGATGCCTGCACGTACCTCTGCCCCCTGACATGTCACCAGGTGTTTGCAGCCCCCTGATTTCCTCCATCTCCATTAATGATCCTGGAGCTGAGATAAGGAGCTCACCTGCAGCTGCCCACATGGTGCACATCAAAGTGAGTGCAGAGGAATCCCAGGTCCTGTGGGTTTGTGGCAGGCATGGGAGGGATCTGAGTCCCATTCCAGCCCCAGGACAAAAACCCATCATGAGATGATGGGTTAACTGGCTCTGCTGAATCCCTTCCTTAACCAGGGGGTTAGAAGAGTTACATCTATGACCATGTGAGGGTGTCCCACCATCAACTGGcatgagaagagaagactgctaCAGATAATAATTTTTTTGCTAAGAGAAATGAGCCAAATGTCAAGAGGTGTGtgtgccaggtgagggagggaagcccagggatcccttcaggctgtttgccagcaggttcccctgaagccccagggccatgtgcagggagcctggtggggggcagagcaagggaggccttgggctgggcctctgctgctgagctgggccgggctcctgggcccaaggggagctcctggcaagcgggcagcgctgcagagagacagctctgcccaggagcagctcctctgcacagtgcagcagggctggggcactgcctgcagctggcactgggaggggggagaagggaaagagaggtTACGGGCTGTTTGGAACATGAGAATACTATGAGCTCAGAGGAGGAGAAATCTTCCTAGCATGTAACACGGTAAGTGTCTTTCTGTAGTGTATTGCACAGGAATATCAGGGAAGGTTTCAAGACTGAGAACTTCCCTTAGAAGATCAGACCAGATGCACTTGGTATTTCTTTAGTGTGGAAAAGCACAAGCTCCAGCCCAGGGGTTCCCTACTGCAGGGTCAGTGTCCAGGTCCGGAGGGTTCCCTTGTCTCAGgatggctgcaggctgtgaagccagggctgcaggcaggggtgtccagggctgtggtgcagagcagggtccctgctgtgccccaggggctgtgtgccggggcagggcctctgccacctgccaggctcagcactcagcctgcccggggagctgcccaggacgctgcagggagaagctgtgggtggaaggagcccccttggcagggcagggtcctgctgctggtgggaggctgctgcctggggcagccagCTCACAGCAACACAGCACATCTACAGGGTATTTCCCACAGGTTTTTCATTAGCATTGTCAAggcaacaaatattttaaagacataGAGCTTTCTTGactctctcttttctgtttccatttgctgaggaagctgggagGATACAttaagggaagagaaaaagttCAGTTTGGGCAAGAGGCTGACAGCTCTTTCCCAGTTCAGACAGAAACCTGATAATGGCTTGTCACCATCTCTGTAGGCTGTCTGCACCACCATCATGTTTCTGGCCACTGAATCTTTTCTTCTCATCTGCTTTTCTGGACTATCAAACTGTTTATTGTCCCATCACGTGCCATGCTGCTCAGAGGTTTCTGCAGGGCAAATCTGAGTGCTCAGAGATACACAGATGGGAGAAGTCTGAGAAACAGCTGCAGGAATAAACAGCTCCAGGCACTGAAGATATgtcagggaaggagggaggtgCTGTACAGGGTAGATTTGGGCATCCTTCTCTCAGTTGCTGCAATGCAGATACCTTCTTCTATGTAAGTTCCCTCGTCCCCTCTCCCAGCCAAAACTACTTCTGCCATGAAGATCATAGAATGAATCCTATCAGAGAATGGTTTGTGTAGGAAGTTACTTTAAAGATCATTGAGTTCCCAAtcccctgccataggcaagggcactttccactagaccaggctgctcaaaaCCTGGCCTTGTAAACTTCCAGGGTTGGGGCACCCACAACTTCTcctggcaacctgttccagtgcctcaccacactctgagtgaagaattgcctcctaatctctaatctgaatctgccctcttttagtttaaaaccactcccccttgtcctatcattatctacccaagtaaagagtccttctccatcttttttatacgTCCCCTTCAAATACTGAAAGGTGGCAATGAGGTCACTCcgaagccttctcttcttcaggccgAACATCACCAGcactctcagcctttcttcataggagaggtgctccagccccttgatcatctttgtggccctcctctggacccactctaacagcttcacattcttcttgtgctgggaacTGCAGACCTGGAGACAGTACTCCAAGTTGGGCCTCacctgggcagagcagagggggaccatcacctccctcgaccttttggccactcctctgttgatgcagcccagaatgGAGTtagccttctgggctgcaggcaatCACTGCTGGATCGTGTGGGGCTGATCATGGTGTCCAGGGCATGAGCTGCCATGTCTGCAACCAGAGCCCCAGAAGAGGAGAGGTGCCTCTTGGTGGGCATGCTCCCCTTTCCTATTGCATGACAGAGGGGTTGCCAGTGACTGCTCAGCATCCCTGGGGTCTGTTCACAACTGGGTGAGGCTTTCTGGGGGGGGTTCTCTGCCTCTTTGACTTCCACTGAGTGAGCAATGTGATATTTCCCCACATTTTCTCCACCCGTTCATGCTGCTCCTGCTATTGTGTTCAGGCTCTCTAGGGATGGGGTTTCAGGTGCAGTTCCAAAAATGACCCTGAACATCCTGCCACAGATGTGTCTGCATAGCAATGGGGTGTTCCATCACCCATCTGACTTCTGGGACCACAGACAATGCAGTGCAAGACGGTGGGTAATATGCCAACGATCTCTTCAGAAGACCTCATCTTCTGCCATTTCCCTGTTTTCTAATCTGTGTCACCTGGGCAGTGCAGTTGACAGGGCATGGGAAATAAGCAGGCTTTCCACCTTACGAAACTCATCAGCCTCCTTGTGGTGTCAAGTCAAGCTATTCTCCACAAGGGCGCAACTTGGTCTGGCTGTCTGAGTGAGGAGCCATCTCCCATTAGTCTCTGCACATCTGGGctgagaaggagagagagaggagattGGAGAGCTGCACTTTGGATCTGGACCCCCCCTGCTATGTTCTGTTCCCTTTCAGAGAAACTTCTGAGTGTGGTCATCCTAGCACTTAGAGAGGAAGGATGGGGCAAAGGTAGGAAGAAGACCAATGGAGAGACCAGACCTTCTGATGCTGCACTAAGGCCCAGGGTACACTTCTGACTCTCAGGACTCGCTAGTGTTCAGGTTGAAAGAAATCCAAGTGCTTTGGATTTCCCCTCTGTcgtggtttcagctaggatagagttaattttcctcctagtagctggtagggtgctgtgtttgggatttaggatgagaataatgttgatatcacactgaatttttaattgttgcagagaagTTCTtccactaagccaaggacttttcagcttctcatgctgtCCTGCAAGCAGGCAGTCTGGGAGTGCAgcgggagcagggaggggacaaaatcaggacagctgacccaaaccgGCCacaggggtattccataccatctgacatcatgctgaacaattaatataggggggctggctgggtggggggACTGGCTGCtgggggataggctgggcatcagtcagcaggtggtgagtaattgcattgtgcatcacttgttttctAAACATTAACAGTAGTAGTACTAGAATCactataattattattttcttttcttttctgtcctaataaactgcctttatctcaactcacaggctttcatttctttctaattttctaccccatcccagagagggaagggggagggtgagcaaatggctgtgtggccagcagggttaaaccacaacaccctCTTTTAATGAATGTGCGTCTGATGTGACAAGGAATGCAGACAGTGTATCACTAAGTTTCAGAGGTTTCTGCAACAAACTGAGTAGGTTTCACTCAAAGACGTCTGTCCAAAACTGTcactgcattttccttcttcaaCAGGTCCCCATTCCCAGGGGAATCAAATGTCCAACAGtagctccatcaccgagttcctcctggcattcacagacacacgggagctgcagctcctgcacttcgcgctcttcctgggcatctacctgactgccctcctgggcaacggcctcgtCCTTACAGCCATAGCCTGCAACCAACGCCTCCACactcccatgtacttcttcctcctcaactttgccctcctcgacctgggctgcatctccaccactgtccccaaagccatgaccaattccctctggggatccagggccatctcctatgcaggatgtgctgcacaggtcttcctGTTTGTCTTCTTGTTTTCAGCAGAATATTCTCTTCTtactgtcatggcctatgaccgctatgttgccatctgcaagcccctgcactatgggagcctcctgggcagcagagcttgtgcccagatggcagcagctgcctggggcagtgggattCTCAATGCTCTGCTGCAAACTGgtaacacattttccctgcccctctgccaaggcaatgccgtggaccagttcttctgtgaaattccccagatcctcaagctctcctgctcacactcctacctcagggaagttgggcTTGTCATGGTTAGTGCATGCTTTGCTTCTGGATGTTTTGTGTTCATTGTGCTCTCCTATGTACAGATCATCAGggccgtgctgaggatgccctctgagcagggacagcacaaagccttttccacatgccttcctcacctggccgtggtctgcctgtttgtcagcactggAGCTTTTTcttacctgaagcccccctccatctccttcccatccctggacctggtggtggctgttctgtactcggtggtacCTCCAGTgctgaaccccctcatctacagcttGAGGAACGAGGAGCTCTTGAATTCTGTGAAGAAAGTGATTTCCTGGAGTTTTCTCAATAGTTATAAAATTATTGCCTCTTTCCATAAATGACTCCCAGCATATCTGATGTCAGACctgtgttttgcttgttttcatttttataggtAAGTATggtttttctgttcctgcaCACTTGGGGATTTCTctcacttcacagaatcacagaatcacagaatttctaggttggaagagacctcaagatcatcgagtccaacctctgacctaacactaacaaatcttccactaaaccatatcactaagctctacatctaaacatcttttaaatacatccagggatggtgactcaaccatttccctggacagcctattccagtgcctgggaagagtacagggatgcagtccagatgtgcagggatggcaTAAGGAAAGCCAAAGCATGGATGGAACCGAGCTTGGtgagggatgcaaagaataacaagaaggacTTCTATAGGTACTTTGCTCTGGAAAGAAAGGACAAGGAGAGAGTATCTCCTCTGATGGATGAGAATGGTGAACTGCTAATAACAAACATGGAGAAGGCTAAGGTACTCAACaatttctttgcctcagtcttcactgccagtcaggctttCAAAGTCTTTTGTTCTCTTAACCtctagatggaggctgggggagcaaagttGCAcacactgtaagtgaagaggaggtttgagaccacctgatgtAACTAAACAAGTACAAATCTACAGGGCCTGCTGACATGCATCTgagggtcctgagggaattggctgatgtagttgccaagtcactctccatcatatttgaaaagtcgtGGCAGTAAGGcaaagtccctggtgactgggaaaaggaaagagggaaaCATCACTCTTAATTAGGCTAGAAAGGAAGACTGGGGGAACTACAGAAGGGtaagcctcacctctgtgcctggcaagatcatgcaATGGGTCCTCTTGGAGGCaatgttaaggcacatgcaggacaaggaggtgatttgggacagccagcatggcttcaccaagg
This window encodes:
- the LOC139999950 gene encoding olfactory receptor 14C36-like, which codes for MSNSSSITEFLLAFTDTRELQLLHFALFLGIYLTALLGNGLVLTAIACNQRLHTPMYFFLLNFALLDLGCISTTVPKAMTNSLWGSRAISYAGCAAQVFLFVFLFSAEYSLLTVMAYDRYVAICKPLHYGSLLGSRACAQMAAAAWGSGILNALLQTGNTFSLPLCQGNAVDQFFCEIPQILKLSCSHSYLREVGLVMVSACFASGCFVFIVLSYVQIIRAVLRMPSEQGQHKAFSTCLPHLAVVCLFVSTGAFSYLKPPSISFPSLDLVVAVLYSVVPPVLNPLIYSLRNEELLNSVKKVISWSFLNSYKIIASFHK